One Bacteroidota bacterium genomic region harbors:
- a CDS encoding rhodanese-like domain-containing protein — protein MKNNKKIVNNFLILIILFVLIIIVGFLTMKKPEYKYELDLETSLQEVINDTTLLRPEKAISIINNKHSQYRFIDLRNPAEFTKGHLESAINIPFKDLLSQEYESILNQEEFVNVLYAETELEAKEAKLLLRQIGYINNIVMLGGYQFVTNFIMDGYKTKSGLYPDDKTAYDYAKIVKNTKGYAKIDQEIKPKKVLVKTRKVETQVAGGC, from the coding sequence ATGAAAAACAATAAAAAAATCGTTAATAATTTTCTGATCTTAATCATTTTATTTGTGCTGATTATTATTGTTGGATTTCTGACAATGAAAAAACCGGAATATAAATATGAATTGGATCTCGAAACAAGCTTACAAGAAGTTATAAATGATACAACTCTGCTAAGACCTGAAAAAGCAATTTCAATCATTAATAATAAACATAGTCAGTATCGATTCATTGATCTCAGAAACCCAGCCGAATTTACTAAAGGACATTTGGAATCAGCAATAAACATCCCTTTCAAAGATTTATTATCACAAGAGTATGAAAGTATATTAAATCAAGAAGAGTTTGTTAATGTTTTATATGCTGAAACAGAGTTAGAGGCAAAGGAAGCAAAACTCTTATTAAGGCAAATTGGTTACATCAATAATATAGTTATGTTGGGAGGTTATCAATTTGTAACAAACTTTATTATGGATGGGTATAAAACAAAATCTGGTTTATACCCAGATGATAAAACGGCCTATGATTATGCCAAAATTGTTAAGAATACGAAAGGTTATGCGAAAATTGATCAAGAAATAAAACCAAAAAAAGTACTTGTTAAAACCAGAAAGGTTGAAACACAAGTTGCTGGAGGTTGTTAA
- a CDS encoding rhodanese-like domain-containing protein: protein MITRRAIIMVIVLLLAVWLVFLPEKDNSIKQIDPEQIHYELNQKTRFFTTDEVADLLINEDPSLALIDIRSVEEFNKFNLPGSVNIPLENLLSEEYESYFKQNYTKNVLYGNGTVLSDQAWMLLRRIGYDNLFVMQGGLNAWVETILQPTLPELAKVDVGEMDKYLFRKAASQYFGQGEQASVVEEKVIKKVIIQKKRVVSEVAGGC from the coding sequence ATGATAACTAGAAGAGCTATAATAATGGTCATTGTTCTGCTTCTTGCAGTTTGGCTTGTATTTTTACCCGAAAAGGATAATAGTATCAAGCAAATTGACCCTGAACAAATTCATTATGAATTAAATCAGAAAACTCGTTTTTTTACAACTGATGAAGTGGCAGATTTGCTAATAAATGAAGATCCATCACTTGCATTAATTGATATTAGATCGGTAGAGGAGTTTAATAAATTCAATTTACCGGGTTCTGTCAATATTCCACTTGAAAATCTTTTAAGCGAAGAATACGAGTCTTATTTTAAGCAAAACTATACAAAGAATGTACTGTATGGTAACGGAACTGTTTTATCTGATCAGGCCTGGATGCTTTTAAGAAGAATTGGTTATGACAATTTGTTTGTAATGCAAGGAGGATTAAACGCTTGGGTAGAGACTATTTTACAGCCTACTCTACCTGAATTAGCAAAAGTTGATGTTGGTGAAATGGATAAGTATTTATTCAGAAAGGCTGCAAGCCAGTATTTTGGACAAGGTGAGCAAGCTTCTGTTGTGGAAGAAAAAGTGATTAAAAAAGTAATAATTCAAAAAAAGCGTGTTGTATCAGAAGTTGCTGGTGGATGTTGA
- a CDS encoding YeeE/YedE family protein, whose amino-acid sequence MGPLIPNGIISPEWNLVIAFIIGISFGFILEQAGFSSSRKLVGVFYGYDFVVLRVFFTAALTAAIGLTFFNYFGWINLSAIYINPTFVSSAIIGGSIMGLGFVVGGFCPGTSVCAAAIGKIDAMLFIGGIILGIFLFGVSFPLFENLYMANDLGKIFVFDSLGMSRAVFVLILAVVAFAAFIITARIEKKIKKVDY is encoded by the coding sequence ATGGGACCTTTAATACCAAATGGCATAATATCTCCTGAATGGAATTTAGTAATTGCATTCATTATTGGGATAAGCTTCGGATTTATTTTAGAACAAGCTGGATTTTCTTCGAGTAGAAAATTAGTAGGTGTGTTTTACGGTTACGACTTTGTTGTTCTCCGTGTCTTTTTTACTGCTGCTTTAACCGCTGCAATAGGACTAACTTTTTTCAATTACTTTGGATGGATAAACTTGTCAGCAATTTATATTAATCCAACTTTTGTTAGTTCAGCCATTATTGGTGGATCAATCATGGGTTTGGGATTCGTTGTGGGCGGATTTTGTCCAGGAACGAGTGTGTGCGCTGCAGCTATTGGAAAAATCGATGCGATGTTATTTATTGGCGGAATCATTTTAGGAATCTTCTTATTTGGAGTTTCTTTTCCGCTGTTTGAGAACTTGTATATGGCAAATGATTTAGGAAAAATATTTGTTTTCGATTCACTTGGAATGTCTCGGGCCGTATTTGTTCTCATATTGGCAGTAGTTGCCTTTGCTGCATTTATCATTACAGCAAGAATAGAAAAGAAGATTAAAAAAGTAGATTACTAG